One Cuculus canorus isolate bCucCan1 chromosome 1, bCucCan1.pri, whole genome shotgun sequence DNA segment encodes these proteins:
- the NAPEPLD gene encoding N-acyl-phosphatidylethanolamine-hydrolyzing phospholipase D isoform X1, which yields MARGRALLAALRGRGSCRRGRSGPMEEVAEGEGEAAPERLRRGRGAAHLLQRGSPRGSSQKDMDKKMDDEQSLTACNQYPKEVVRKRQNSGRGSRGSDSSRTSRKSFRLDYRLEEDVTKSKRGKDGRFVNPWPTWKSPTFPNVLKWSLMEKNNSNVPCSKQELDKELPVLKPYFIQKPELAGKTGTGMRVTWLGHASVMVEMDELIFLTDPIFSQRASPTQLMGPKRFRGPPCTVQQLPKIDAVVISHTHYDHLDYNTVTSLNQRFGSELRWFVPLGLLDWMQRCGCENVIELDWWEENCVPGHDAVTFVFTPSQHWCKRTATDDNKVLWGSWSVLGPWNRFFFAGDTGYCVAFEQIGKRFGPFDLAAIPIGAYEPRWFMKYQHVDPEEAVRIHIDVQAKKSVAVHWGTFALANEYYLDPPVKLNEALERYGLKKDDFFVLNHGESRDLSTNDGFE from the exons ATGGCGCGGGGCCGCGCGCTGCTGGCCGCGCTGCGGGGCCGCGGCTCCTGCCGGAGGGGGAGGAGCGGCCCCATGGAGGAGGTGGCGGAGGGGGAGGGCGAGGCTGCTCCGGAGCGGCTGCGGCGGGGAAGGGGTGCTGCGCACCTGCTGCAGCGGGGTTCGCCCCGCGG ttcTTCTCAAAAAGATATGGATAAGAAAATGGATGACGAGCAATCTTTGACTGCATGTAACCAGTACCCTAAAGAAGTGGTGAGGAAACGTCAGAATTCAGGTCGAGGCTCCAGAGGCAGCGATTCTTCCAGGACCTCCAGGAAAAGCTTCAGGCTGGACTACAGGTTAGAAGAGGATGTAACTAAATCAAAGAGAGGCAAAGATGGGAGATTTGTCAACCCTTGGCCAACATGGAAATCTCCAACCTTTccaaatgttttgaaatggtccctcatggaaaaaaataacagcaatgtGCCGTGTTCAAAGCAG gaaCTTGATAAAGAGCTTCCAGTGTTAAAACCATACTTTATTCAAAAGCCGGAGCTTGCTGGGAAGACAGGAACAGGAATGCGAGTCACGTGGTTGGGACATGCCTCAGTTATGGTGGAAATGGATGAACTCATATTCCTTACTGACCCAATCTTCAGCCAGCGAGCTTCCCCTACTCAGCTGATGGGTCCCAAGCGCTTCCGAGGACCTCCTTGCACAGTACAGCAGCTCCCCAAAATAGATGCAGTTGTGATCAGCCACACCCATTACGATCATTTGGACTACAACACTGTAACGAGTTTAAATCAACGCTTTGGGAGTGAGCTGCGGTGGTTTGTGCCTTTAGGGCTCTTGGACTGGATGCAGAGATGTGGTTGCGAGAACGTGATTGAACTGGACTGGTGGGAAGAGAACTGCGTCCCTGGTCATGATGCGGTAACTTTTGTCTTCACCCCTTCTCAACACTGGTGCAAAAGGACTGCGACAGATGATAACAAGGTTCTTTGGGGCAGCTGGTCTGTCTTGGGACCTTGGAATAGGTTTTTCTTTGCAGGAGATACTGGATATTGTGTTGCTTTTGAACAGATAGGTAAAAGGTTTGGACCTTTTGATCTCGCTGCCATCCCTATTGGAGCTTATGAGCCAAG GTGGTTTATGAAGTACCAGCATGTGGATCCTGAAGAAGCAGTAAGAATCCATATTGATGTTCAAGCAAAGAAGTCTGTAGCAGTTCACTGGGGGACCTTTGCTTTAGCAAATGAG TATTACTTGGATCCTCCAGTTAAACTGAATGAAGCTCTTGAAAGATACGGCTTGAAAAAAGATGACTTCTTTGTCTTAAACCATGGAGAATCACGAGACTTGAGTACAAATGATGGGTTTGAATAA
- the NAPEPLD gene encoding N-acyl-phosphatidylethanolamine-hydrolyzing phospholipase D isoform X2, whose amino-acid sequence MDKKMDDEQSLTACNQYPKEVVRKRQNSGRGSRGSDSSRTSRKSFRLDYRLEEDVTKSKRGKDGRFVNPWPTWKSPTFPNVLKWSLMEKNNSNVPCSKQELDKELPVLKPYFIQKPELAGKTGTGMRVTWLGHASVMVEMDELIFLTDPIFSQRASPTQLMGPKRFRGPPCTVQQLPKIDAVVISHTHYDHLDYNTVTSLNQRFGSELRWFVPLGLLDWMQRCGCENVIELDWWEENCVPGHDAVTFVFTPSQHWCKRTATDDNKVLWGSWSVLGPWNRFFFAGDTGYCVAFEQIGKRFGPFDLAAIPIGAYEPRWFMKYQHVDPEEAVRIHIDVQAKKSVAVHWGTFALANEYYLDPPVKLNEALERYGLKKDDFFVLNHGESRDLSTNDGFE is encoded by the exons ATGGATAAGAAAATGGATGACGAGCAATCTTTGACTGCATGTAACCAGTACCCTAAAGAAGTGGTGAGGAAACGTCAGAATTCAGGTCGAGGCTCCAGAGGCAGCGATTCTTCCAGGACCTCCAGGAAAAGCTTCAGGCTGGACTACAGGTTAGAAGAGGATGTAACTAAATCAAAGAGAGGCAAAGATGGGAGATTTGTCAACCCTTGGCCAACATGGAAATCTCCAACCTTTccaaatgttttgaaatggtccctcatggaaaaaaataacagcaatgtGCCGTGTTCAAAGCAG gaaCTTGATAAAGAGCTTCCAGTGTTAAAACCATACTTTATTCAAAAGCCGGAGCTTGCTGGGAAGACAGGAACAGGAATGCGAGTCACGTGGTTGGGACATGCCTCAGTTATGGTGGAAATGGATGAACTCATATTCCTTACTGACCCAATCTTCAGCCAGCGAGCTTCCCCTACTCAGCTGATGGGTCCCAAGCGCTTCCGAGGACCTCCTTGCACAGTACAGCAGCTCCCCAAAATAGATGCAGTTGTGATCAGCCACACCCATTACGATCATTTGGACTACAACACTGTAACGAGTTTAAATCAACGCTTTGGGAGTGAGCTGCGGTGGTTTGTGCCTTTAGGGCTCTTGGACTGGATGCAGAGATGTGGTTGCGAGAACGTGATTGAACTGGACTGGTGGGAAGAGAACTGCGTCCCTGGTCATGATGCGGTAACTTTTGTCTTCACCCCTTCTCAACACTGGTGCAAAAGGACTGCGACAGATGATAACAAGGTTCTTTGGGGCAGCTGGTCTGTCTTGGGACCTTGGAATAGGTTTTTCTTTGCAGGAGATACTGGATATTGTGTTGCTTTTGAACAGATAGGTAAAAGGTTTGGACCTTTTGATCTCGCTGCCATCCCTATTGGAGCTTATGAGCCAAG GTGGTTTATGAAGTACCAGCATGTGGATCCTGAAGAAGCAGTAAGAATCCATATTGATGTTCAAGCAAAGAAGTCTGTAGCAGTTCACTGGGGGACCTTTGCTTTAGCAAATGAG TATTACTTGGATCCTCCAGTTAAACTGAATGAAGCTCTTGAAAGATACGGCTTGAAAAAAGATGACTTCTTTGTCTTAAACCATGGAGAATCACGAGACTTGAGTACAAATGATGGGTTTGAATAA
- the ARMC10 gene encoding armadillo repeat-containing protein 10 isoform X1 — protein MWGRRGAMAAAAVLAALGAGAWYCLGRRGLRAAPRADNSLPASSHAMDMDTLQKLIHLLQATDDPLIQEQALITLSNSAAFSVNQDVIRNLDGLSVIGGMLSDCVPKVKEKALNALNNLSMNIKNQEEIQVYITQVCRNIESAPLNSDLQLAGLRLLTNMSVTSDYHHKMINSIPCFLHLLSEGTERTQIQVLKVLVNLSANPAMTRHLLRAQVPSLLLLFDTRINRDILLRALALAANLKKNVDNEDGTVIQDQYSEDSIFFTLCRDSTQFAQKLASLLHHPDTEVKEQVVRILTQ, from the exons ATGtgggggcggcgcggggcgatggcggcggcggcggttTTGGCGGCGCTCGGGGCGGGCGCGTGGTACTGCCTGGggcggcgggggctgcgggcggcCCCGCGGGCAG ACAATAGTCTTCCAGCGTCAAGTCATGCCATGGATATGGATACTCTACAGAAACTTATTCATTTGCTCCAGGCCACAGATGATCCATTAATTCAAGAGCAGGCTTTAATTACTCTCAGCAACAGTGCTGCATTCTCTGTAAATCAA gaTGTAATCCGAAATTTGGATGGCCTTTCTGTTATTGGAGGGATGCTCTCAGACTGTGTTCCcaaagttaaagaaaaagccCTAAATGCACTTAATAATTTGagtatgaatattaaaaatcagGAAGAGATACAG gtgTACATTACGCAAGTTTGTAGGAACATTGAGTCAGCTCCCCTGAACTCTGATCTGCAGCTAGCAGGACTCAGGTTGTTGACAAATATGTCTGTTACCAGTGACTACCACCATAAGATGATCAACTCAATTCCCTGctttcttcatttgctttcagaaggaaCTGAAAGGACACAG ATTCAAGTTTTGAAAGTACTCGTGAACTTATCTGCAAATCCAGCCATGACAAGACATCTTCTCAGAGCTCAA GTGCCATCATTACTGTTACTTTTTGACACCCGTATAAACAGAGATATTCTGCTTAGAGCCCTGGCGCTTGCAGCAAACTTGAAAAAGAACGTGGACAATGAAGATGGCACCGTGATTCAAGACCAATACAGTGAAGATTCAATTTTCTTTACACTCTGCAGGGACTCTACCCAATTTGCTCAGAAACTGGCATCTTTATTGCATCACCCTGATACAGAAGTGAAAGAGCAAGTTGTGAGGATATTAACACAATAG
- the ARMC10 gene encoding armadillo repeat-containing protein 10 isoform X2: MDMDTLQKLIHLLQATDDPLIQEQALITLSNSAAFSVNQDVIRNLDGLSVIGGMLSDCVPKVKEKALNALNNLSMNIKNQEEIQVYITQVCRNIESAPLNSDLQLAGLRLLTNMSVTSDYHHKMINSIPCFLHLLSEGTERTQIQVLKVLVNLSANPAMTRHLLRAQVPSLLLLFDTRINRDILLRALALAANLKKNVDNEDGTVIQDQYSEDSIFFTLCRDSTQFAQKLASLLHHPDTEVKEQVVRILTQ; the protein is encoded by the exons ATGGATATGGATACTCTACAGAAACTTATTCATTTGCTCCAGGCCACAGATGATCCATTAATTCAAGAGCAGGCTTTAATTACTCTCAGCAACAGTGCTGCATTCTCTGTAAATCAA gaTGTAATCCGAAATTTGGATGGCCTTTCTGTTATTGGAGGGATGCTCTCAGACTGTGTTCCcaaagttaaagaaaaagccCTAAATGCACTTAATAATTTGagtatgaatattaaaaatcagGAAGAGATACAG gtgTACATTACGCAAGTTTGTAGGAACATTGAGTCAGCTCCCCTGAACTCTGATCTGCAGCTAGCAGGACTCAGGTTGTTGACAAATATGTCTGTTACCAGTGACTACCACCATAAGATGATCAACTCAATTCCCTGctttcttcatttgctttcagaaggaaCTGAAAGGACACAG ATTCAAGTTTTGAAAGTACTCGTGAACTTATCTGCAAATCCAGCCATGACAAGACATCTTCTCAGAGCTCAA GTGCCATCATTACTGTTACTTTTTGACACCCGTATAAACAGAGATATTCTGCTTAGAGCCCTGGCGCTTGCAGCAAACTTGAAAAAGAACGTGGACAATGAAGATGGCACCGTGATTCAAGACCAATACAGTGAAGATTCAATTTTCTTTACACTCTGCAGGGACTCTACCCAATTTGCTCAGAAACTGGCATCTTTATTGCATCACCCTGATACAGAAGTGAAAGAGCAAGTTGTGAGGATATTAACACAATAG